One segment of Camarhynchus parvulus unplaced genomic scaffold, STF_HiC, whole genome shotgun sequence DNA contains the following:
- the LOC115915848 gene encoding A-kinase anchor protein 8-like, with protein MSYGYGDWNSGSSRGYEGYGYGYGHEGSGGFGFGGAAGNSWDLGNSDPDGAPEGGDGAGKQRQEPGSTGMHAEAEGLQGRGYGAGPDRYDPYDSYGDSRVSDHRDLYRASFDYPGITPTIIPGITPTIIPTIIRNIPTIIPTIILNIPTITPTITPTITPTIITIIPTIITIIPTIIPAISPPNRIPTPPRAFLRPPPCPGAAIPGQIPGRFRLPGGLGGPGPGRIPGVPGGLLPPLPPAPLLPPEASRARGLKRMRRGCKLWDADCRPQRKRPRRDSLGRRRPQPGGRTDGHGRTDGSDNSSSDNEEGTEGESGEKEESRGEGEDEEGRDSEKGALSNAEENPQPRPRLPGGRKAQERQKKRHRDRMVERIQFVCSLCKFRTFFEDDIRQHLESKFHREHFQFVGTKLPQQTAQFLQVGVANKTRKTEERRRGIRDINAVIQQIQREQDLTQELGLEHFLRKVEAAHCSACDLLIPMHFGSIQRHLRSLDHNHNRRAMLEQSKRASLAVARSILNNKLISKKLEKFLQGENPFTDDAEEKEEHEEGAGEENPQNPPENPQNPENPPENPQNPENPTEN; from the exons ATGAGCTACG GGTACGGAGATTGGAATTCGGGCTCGAGCAGAG GGTACGAGGGCTATGGCTACGGCTACGGCCACGAGGGCTCCGGGGGCTTCGGCTTCGGAGGGGCCGCCGGcaattcctgggatttgggcaaTTCCGACCCCGACGGGGCCCCCGAGGGCGGAGACGGCGCCGGGAAACAGCGGCAGGAACCGGGGAGCACCGGGATGCACGCCGAGGccgaggggctgcagggacggGGCTACGGGGCCGGCCCCGacag GTACGATCCCTACGACTCCTACGGCGACTCCCGCGTGAGCGACCACCGGGATCTGTACCGGGCGTCCTTCGACTACCCGGGGATTACCCCAACGATTATCCCGGGGATTACCCCAACGATTATCCCAACGATTATCCGGAATATCCCAACGATTATCCCAACGATTATCCTGAATATCCCAACGATTACCCCAACGATTACCCCAACGATTACCCCAACGATTATCACGATTATCCCAACAATTATCACGATTATCCCAACGATTATCCCGGCGATTTCCCCACCGAACCGGATCCCGACTCCTCCTCGGGCGTTTCTACGGCCGCCCCCATGCCCGGGAGCAGCAATTCCAGGGCAAATTCCGGGACGGTTTCGGCTCccgggggggttgggggggccGGGACCGGGGCGCATTCCCGGGGTTCCCGGCG GCCTGctgcccccgctgcccccggcgccgctgctgccgcccgAGGCCTCGCGCGCCCGCGGCCTCAAGAGGATGCGCAGGGGCTGCAAGCTCTGGGACGCCGACTGCAGG CCCCAGCGCAAGCGGCCCCGCCGGGACTCCctggggcggcggcggccgcagcCGggcggacggacggacggacacgGGCGGACGGACGGGTCGGACAACTCCAGCTCCGACAACG aGGAAGGCACGGAGGGAGAATCcggagaaaaggaagaatccAGAGGG GAAGGGGAGGATGAAGAGGGAAGAGATTCTGAGAAAG gagccctgagcaaCGCTGAGGAGAATCCCCAGCCCAGGCCGCGGCTCCCGGGCGGCCGCAAAGCCCAGGAGCGGCAGAAGAAGCGGCACCGGGACCGCATGGTCGAGAG GATCCAGTTCGTTTGCTCTCTCTGCAAGTTCCGTACGTTCTTTGAGGACGACATCCGGCAGCACCTGGAGAGCAAATTCCACCGGGAGCACTTCCAGTTCGTGGGCACCAAGCTGCCCCAGCAGACGGCCCAGTTCCTGCAGGT AGGAGTGGCCAACAAGACGCGGAAGACGGAGGAGCGGCGCCGCGGGATCCGGGACATCAACGCCGTCATCCAGCAGATCCAGAGGGAGCAGGACCTGACCCAGG agctgggcctggagcatTTCCTGCGCAAGGTGGAGGCCGCTCACTGCTCCGCCTGCGACCTCCTGATCCCCATGCACTTCGGCTCCATCCAGAGGCACCTGAGATCCCTGGATCACAACCACAACCGCAGG gccatgctggagcagtCCAAGCGAGCGTCGCTGGCGGTGGCGCGGAGCATCCTCAACAACAAACTGATCAGcaaaaagctggaaaagttCCTGcag GGGGAAAATCCCTTCACGGACGATGCCgaggaaaaggaggagcacgaggaaggagcaggggaggaaaatccccaaaatcccccggaaaatccccaaaatcctgaaaatcccccggaaaatccccaaaatcctgaaaatcccacggaaaat